The following coding sequences lie in one Steroidobacter denitrificans genomic window:
- a CDS encoding ABC transporter permease, with the protein MGSVANIYRLGVKELWGLRREPMMLVLIVYSFTIAVYTAATALPETLHKAPIAIVDEDRSPLSTRIVSAFYLPHFTEPAMISLAAVDSGMDAGDFTFALNIPANFQRDVLAGRQPALQLNVDATRMSQAFAGSGYVQQIVMGEVTEFVQRVRGTADPPIDLALRMRFNPSLDQSWFGSVMELVNLVTMLSIVLTGAALIREREHGTIEHLLVMPITPMQIMMSKIWSMGLVVLAATVLSLIFVVEGVLRVPIEGSRLLFLLLVLLHLFSTTSMGIFMATLARSMPQFGLLLMLTLMPLQMLSGGATPRESMPEAVQILMLAAPTTHFVAASQAILYRGAGFGVVWPQLSAIILIGALFFSIALRRFRKTLAQMA; encoded by the coding sequence ATGGGCAGCGTAGCCAACATCTATCGCCTGGGCGTCAAGGAGCTGTGGGGCCTGCGGCGCGAGCCGATGATGCTGGTGCTGATCGTCTACAGTTTCACGATCGCCGTCTATACCGCCGCCACCGCCTTGCCGGAAACGCTGCACAAGGCACCTATCGCCATCGTCGATGAAGACCGCTCCCCGTTGTCGACGCGCATCGTATCGGCCTTCTATCTGCCGCACTTCACCGAGCCGGCCATGATTTCGCTCGCCGCGGTCGATTCGGGGATGGATGCCGGCGATTTCACCTTTGCGCTGAACATTCCGGCGAATTTCCAGCGCGATGTGCTGGCCGGCCGGCAGCCGGCGCTGCAGCTCAATGTCGATGCCACCCGCATGAGCCAGGCGTTCGCCGGCAGCGGCTACGTGCAGCAGATCGTCATGGGCGAGGTTACGGAATTCGTCCAGCGCGTTCGTGGCACGGCCGATCCGCCGATCGATCTGGCGCTGCGCATGCGCTTCAATCCCTCACTCGATCAGTCCTGGTTCGGCAGCGTCATGGAACTGGTCAACCTGGTCACCATGCTGTCGATCGTGCTGACCGGCGCGGCGCTGATCCGGGAACGCGAGCATGGCACCATCGAACACCTGCTGGTGATGCCGATCACGCCCATGCAGATCATGATGTCGAAGATCTGGTCGATGGGGCTGGTGGTGCTGGCGGCAACCGTGCTATCGCTGATATTTGTCGTCGAAGGCGTATTGCGTGTACCCATCGAAGGTTCGCGGCTGCTGTTTCTGCTGCTGGTGCTGCTGCATCTGTTCTCGACCACCTCCATGGGCATATTCATGGCGACTCTGGCACGCAGCATGCCGCAGTTCGGTCTGTTGCTCATGCTGACGCTGATGCCGCTGCAGATGCTCTCCGGCGGGGCGACTCCGCGTGAGAGCATGCCGGAAGCGGTACAGATTCTGATGCTGGCCGCACCGACCACCCATTTCGTCGCTGCCAGCCAGGCGATCTTGTATCGTGGCGCAGGGTTCGGCGTCGTCTGGCCGCAGCTGTCGGCCATCATTCTTATCGGCGCATTGTTTTTCAGCATTGCGCTACGACGCTTTCGCAAGACGCTGGCGCAGATGGCGTGA
- a CDS encoding RNA polymerase sigma factor has protein sequence MARSAIRSRTIRDGRLASWFVEWRVPIRKWLSSRSSVPAADLDDVAQEVFLRLLRYSDDIVIDNPQGYLFRVAANVASEWRERARLRCPHDQNWLHDLSIEPANEPENAVARAVLGQHVRAAIDRLPPRQRTALLLHVNDGLTYMQIAERLGLSYRAVMRDLTRAYSRLRLQLNAEDPGGPNRC, from the coding sequence ATGGCGCGATCCGCAATTCGATCCAGGACGATTCGCGACGGGCGGCTGGCGTCATGGTTCGTCGAATGGCGGGTGCCCATCCGCAAATGGCTGTCGAGCCGTTCGTCCGTACCCGCTGCGGACCTGGACGATGTGGCTCAGGAAGTATTTCTGCGCCTGCTGCGCTACAGCGACGACATTGTGATCGACAATCCGCAGGGCTATCTGTTTCGCGTGGCCGCCAATGTCGCCAGTGAATGGCGCGAACGGGCGCGTCTGCGCTGTCCGCACGATCAAAACTGGCTGCACGATCTATCGATCGAGCCTGCCAACGAACCGGAGAATGCCGTGGCCCGCGCCGTCCTGGGGCAGCATGTTCGGGCAGCGATCGATCGGCTGCCGCCGCGCCAGCGTACGGCCTTGCTGCTGCACGTCAACGATGGATTGACCTACATGCAGATCGCCGAGCGGCTTGGATTGTCCTACCGTGCCGTGATGCGGGATCTGACTCGCGCCTACAGCCGGCTGCGGCTGCAATTGAACGCCGAAGATCCGGGTGGCCCGAACCGCTGCTGA
- a CDS encoding FecR/PupR family sigma factor regulator — protein MTRQLDRIRISLTSREAAEWFIRLKDTAPSRADHREYLHWLKASPSHMAEALHIGRMYGLLRRAQSVSSDAPQQAGS, from the coding sequence ATGACGAGGCAACTCGATCGAATCAGGATTTCACTGACGAGCCGGGAAGCCGCCGAATGGTTCATCCGTCTCAAGGACACTGCGCCCAGCCGTGCCGACCATCGCGAATATCTGCACTGGTTGAAGGCCTCGCCCAGCCACATGGCGGAGGCGTTGCATATCGGACGAATGTATGGACTCCTGCGCCGCGCGCAGTCCGTTTCGAGCGATGCGCCGCAGCAGGCCGGCTCTTGA
- the gltS gene encoding sodium/glutamate symporter, which translates to MSFDLVATVALSGGLLFVGYGMQRLIPWLARLNIPAPVIGGLIASVAVLFARIYGLPVPMFDTTLQRPLLVAFFTTIGFSASVALLRVGGPQVALLLVIVTVFAILQNLMGMGIAIAFGQDPLFGVLTGSVTLMGGPATGLAFAPLFEAAGVEGAASIAIAAAMAGIVIGGLVGGPVATFLIERHRLRGPRAAGNAPVEAAAMQVRIDPQPALQPEDDAARAYVALKTVVIVLMAMWSGSWISAAINSTGVTLPEYIGAMLAAALIRNFDDRTGWIGLPHAAVDLLGAVALSLFLVMALMTLDLTQLAGLALPLIVILTAQLALVAALSIWPIFQLLGRDYDAAVTTGGTIGFALGTTANAMAVMRTLVERFGASPRAFLVAPLVGAFFIDFTNALVITGFLNLFG; encoded by the coding sequence ATGAGCTTCGATCTGGTGGCAACGGTGGCGCTTTCCGGGGGGCTGCTGTTCGTGGGTTACGGCATGCAGCGCCTGATTCCTTGGCTGGCGCGCTTGAATATTCCTGCTCCCGTGATCGGCGGCTTGATCGCATCCGTTGCGGTGTTGTTTGCGCGTATATATGGGCTGCCGGTGCCGATGTTCGACACGACATTGCAGCGGCCCTTGCTCGTGGCCTTTTTCACGACCATCGGCTTTTCCGCCAGCGTGGCGCTGCTGCGGGTGGGAGGGCCGCAGGTGGCCTTGTTGCTGGTGATCGTCACGGTGTTTGCGATCCTGCAAAATTTGATGGGCATGGGAATCGCGATCGCCTTCGGGCAGGATCCCTTGTTTGGCGTATTGACCGGCTCGGTGACCTTGATGGGTGGTCCGGCCACCGGATTGGCTTTCGCGCCCTTGTTCGAAGCGGCAGGAGTGGAGGGCGCGGCATCGATCGCGATCGCCGCCGCCATGGCAGGCATCGTCATCGGCGGGTTGGTCGGCGGGCCGGTGGCCACCTTCCTGATCGAACGCCATCGATTGCGTGGGCCGCGCGCCGCGGGGAATGCGCCTGTCGAGGCCGCTGCCATGCAGGTGCGGATCGATCCGCAGCCGGCGCTGCAGCCGGAGGATGATGCCGCGCGGGCATATGTAGCGCTCAAGACGGTGGTGATCGTCTTGATGGCGATGTGGTCAGGCTCATGGATCAGCGCAGCGATCAACTCGACAGGGGTGACCTTGCCGGAGTACATCGGGGCGATGCTGGCGGCCGCATTGATACGGAATTTCGATGACCGGACCGGCTGGATCGGTCTGCCTCACGCAGCTGTGGATCTGTTGGGCGCCGTTGCCTTGTCGCTGTTCCTGGTCATGGCCTTGATGACTCTGGATCTTACTCAGTTGGCAGGTCTCGCCTTGCCCTTGATCGTGATTCTGACGGCGCAACTGGCACTGGTGGCGGCATTGAGCATCTGGCCGATTTTTCAGCTGCTGGGCCGCGATTACGATGCGGCCGTGACCACCGGCGGCACGATCGGTTTTGCATTGGGCACGACTGCCAATGCCATGGCAGTCATGCGTACCCTGGTGGAGCGGTTCGGTGCTTCACCACGCGCCTTTCTGGTCGCACCGCTGGTGGGGGCATTCTTTATCGATTTCACCAATGCGCTGGTGATCACCGGCTTTCTGAATCTTTTCGGCTGA
- a CDS encoding NUDIX hydrolase produces MLRHAATVLLLRDGPEGVEVLLTRRHQKLAFLGGLWVFPGGALSTTDFSPPTLQRIPPASQAACARLASPYGEPLLREQCLGLSVAACRETFEESGVLLASTADGVPCSQAQTARLQASRRTIAAQPECFASLLKEESLFLEVDRLIYWAHWITPSLAPKRFDTRFFLAAVPPGQTSMIDDVETVEQAWMRPAALVAAKTAGTLPIATPTLCTTIELIAALQEHTTLSALLSAEARRNVIPMMPKILPGTRTVIMPWDPEYPDIPGEGISPEHELPAVLRSLAPRVTYGGS; encoded by the coding sequence GTGCTACGACATGCCGCGACGGTGCTGCTGCTGCGTGACGGGCCCGAAGGCGTGGAAGTCCTGCTGACCCGCCGGCACCAGAAACTTGCATTCCTGGGCGGCCTCTGGGTTTTTCCCGGCGGCGCCTTGTCCACAACGGATTTTTCGCCCCCGACACTGCAGCGTATTCCACCTGCCTCTCAGGCAGCCTGTGCCCGTCTTGCCAGCCCGTACGGCGAGCCTCTGCTTCGTGAGCAATGCCTGGGACTGTCCGTTGCCGCCTGCCGTGAAACCTTCGAGGAAAGCGGTGTGCTGCTGGCCTCCACGGCGGACGGCGTCCCCTGCAGCCAGGCGCAGACGGCCCGGCTGCAAGCCAGCCGGCGCACCATCGCCGCACAACCGGAATGCTTCGCCAGCCTGCTGAAGGAGGAATCGTTGTTCCTGGAGGTCGACCGGCTGATCTACTGGGCGCATTGGATCACGCCCTCACTCGCTCCCAAACGCTTCGATACCCGTTTTTTCCTCGCGGCGGTACCCCCGGGACAAACCTCCATGATCGACGATGTCGAGACGGTGGAGCAGGCATGGATGCGCCCCGCGGCACTCGTCGCCGCCAAAACCGCAGGGACGCTGCCGATCGCAACGCCGACCCTGTGCACCACGATCGAACTGATCGCGGCTCTGCAGGAACATACAACCTTGTCGGCCCTGCTGTCCGCCGAGGCGCGGCGCAACGTCATCCCCATGATGCCGAAGATCCTCCCCGGCACCCGGACGGTCATCATGCCCTGGGATCCCGAGTACCCGGATATTCCCGGCGAAGGTATCTCTCCCGAACACGAGCTCCCGGCCGTGCTGCGCAGCCTGGCCCCGCGGGTAACCTACGGGGGATCATAG
- the can gene encoding carbonate dehydratase: MPHEDPSLETLLERNRSWARNVKQQDPGFFERLARQQAPHYLWIGCADSRVPANQIMGLSPGEIFVHRNVANIVVHSDLNCLSVIQYALEVLRVRHIIVCGHYGCGGVRAALHDRRSGLIDNWLRHVQDVRNRNRDELRELKDDHLRLTRLCELNALAQAINVAETTLLQDAWSREQPVSIHALVYGLEDGILHKLGTSLTDEESLQRRKRELGW, from the coding sequence ATGCCACACGAAGATCCGAGCCTCGAGACACTGCTCGAGCGCAACCGTTCATGGGCTCGCAACGTCAAGCAACAGGATCCCGGATTCTTCGAGCGTCTCGCCCGGCAGCAGGCGCCGCACTATCTATGGATCGGCTGCGCCGACAGCCGCGTGCCGGCCAACCAGATCATGGGCCTGTCTCCGGGGGAGATATTCGTCCATCGCAATGTCGCGAACATCGTGGTGCACAGCGACCTGAATTGTTTGTCGGTCATCCAGTATGCGCTGGAGGTGCTGAGAGTTCGTCACATCATCGTATGCGGTCACTATGGCTGCGGCGGCGTGCGCGCCGCGCTGCATGACAGGCGTTCGGGCCTCATCGACAACTGGCTGCGCCATGTCCAGGATGTGCGTAATCGTAATCGTGATGAATTACGGGAATTGAAGGATGATCATCTTCGCCTGACGCGGCTTTGCGAGTTGAACGCGTTGGCACAGGCGATCAATGTGGCGGAGACCACCTTGCTGCAGGACGCCTGGAGCCGTGAGCAGCCGGTCTCGATTCATGCGCTGGTCTATGGCCTCGAGGACGGCATCCTGCACAAGCTCGGCACCAGCCTCACGGATGAGGAATCCCTGCAGCGCCGCAAGCGCGAGTTGGGGTGGTAG
- a CDS encoding response regulator: MSAANRPLPHRTILAVDDSASMRQMVKYTLEGAGYTVVQAADGVDALAYARHAGADLVLTDVNMPRMDGITLVRELRALDNYKFTPMLVLTTESGQETRQRGKQAGATGWIVKPFNPAQLLKTIERVL; this comes from the coding sequence ATGTCAGCGGCGAACCGCCCTCTCCCCCACCGTACGATTCTCGCCGTCGATGACTCGGCCTCGATGCGCCAGATGGTCAAATACACGTTGGAAGGCGCCGGCTACACCGTCGTGCAGGCCGCCGACGGTGTCGATGCTCTTGCTTACGCCCGGCACGCCGGTGCCGACCTCGTGCTCACCGATGTAAACATGCCGCGCATGGACGGCATCACCCTGGTGCGCGAATTGCGCGCGCTCGACAATTACAAGTTCACTCCCATGCTGGTGCTCACCACCGAGTCCGGGCAGGAGACTCGGCAGCGCGGCAAGCAGGCGGGAGCGACCGGCTGGATCGTCAAGCCGTTCAATCCGGCTCAGCTGCTCAAAACGATCGAACGGGTGCTGTAG
- a CDS encoding fumarate hydratase — protein sequence MPIIRQDDVIQSVADALQYISYYHSPDFIQAMAAAYEREESQAAKDAIKQILVNSRMCAEGHRPICQDTGIVTVFAKVGMNVRWDATMSLADMINEGVRRAYVHPDNTLRASIVTEPASSRRNTRDNTPAVIHMEIVPGDTLEIAVAAKGGGSENKSKLVMLNPSDSIIEWILQTVPTMGAGWCPPGMLGIGIGGTAEKAMVMAKESLFEPIDIHEVRARGPRNTLEEMRLEIMDRVNALGIGAQGLGGLTTVLDVKIKDYPTHAASLPVAIIPNCAATRHAHFVLDGSGPARLDPPDLDLWPKLTYQASAQSRRVNLDTLTREQVAAWQPGERLLLSGRMLTGRDAAHKRISQLIGAGQPLPEGLDFTNRVIYYVGPVDPVKGEAVGPAGPTTATRMDKFTELMLGKTGLIAMVGKAERGPEAIEAIRRHQAAYLMAVGGAAYLVSKAIRSSRVVAFGDLGMEAVYEFEVKDMPVTVAVDARGESVHQTGPAQWRRHIGKIPLTTGA from the coding sequence ATGCCCATCATTCGACAAGACGACGTCATCCAGAGCGTCGCCGATGCCCTGCAGTATATTTCCTACTATCACTCGCCGGATTTCATCCAAGCCATGGCCGCGGCCTACGAACGCGAGGAAAGTCAGGCCGCCAAGGATGCGATAAAACAGATCCTGGTGAATTCGCGCATGTGCGCCGAAGGCCACCGCCCGATCTGTCAGGACACCGGAATCGTCACTGTATTTGCAAAGGTCGGCATGAATGTGCGCTGGGATGCCACCATGAGCCTCGCCGATATGATCAACGAGGGGGTGCGCCGCGCCTATGTCCATCCCGACAATACCCTGCGCGCCTCGATCGTGACCGAGCCGGCATCGAGCCGCAGGAACACCCGCGATAACACTCCCGCGGTGATCCATATGGAAATCGTACCGGGCGACACGCTGGAAATCGCCGTGGCCGCCAAGGGCGGCGGCTCGGAAAACAAGTCGAAGCTGGTCATGCTGAATCCGTCGGATTCGATCATCGAATGGATTCTGCAGACGGTACCCACGATGGGCGCGGGCTGGTGCCCGCCGGGCATGCTGGGCATCGGCATCGGCGGCACCGCCGAGAAGGCCATGGTGATGGCGAAGGAATCCTTGTTCGAACCCATCGACATTCACGAGGTCCGCGCCCGTGGCCCGCGCAATACGCTGGAGGAAATGCGCCTGGAAATCATGGACAGGGTCAATGCGCTGGGCATCGGCGCACAGGGCCTGGGCGGACTGACGACCGTGCTCGACGTGAAAATCAAGGACTATCCCACGCATGCCGCCTCGCTGCCGGTGGCGATCATTCCCAATTGCGCAGCCACGCGTCACGCGCATTTCGTCCTGGACGGCAGCGGACCGGCGAGGCTCGATCCTCCTGATCTGGACCTGTGGCCGAAACTCACTTATCAAGCTTCGGCGCAATCCCGGCGCGTGAATCTCGATACCCTGACTCGCGAGCAAGTCGCAGCCTGGCAGCCCGGTGAACGCTTGTTGCTGTCCGGGCGAATGTTGACCGGACGCGATGCCGCGCACAAACGCATCAGTCAATTGATCGGAGCGGGCCAGCCTCTGCCGGAGGGTCTGGATTTCACCAACCGCGTCATCTATTACGTCGGCCCCGTCGATCCCGTGAAGGGCGAAGCGGTCGGCCCGGCGGGCCCGACCACCGCAACCCGCATGGACAAATTCACCGAACTGATGCTGGGCAAGACCGGCCTGATCGCCATGGTCGGCAAGGCCGAGCGGGGACCGGAAGCGATCGAGGCGATCCGCCGGCATCAGGCCGCCTACCTGATGGCCGTTGGAGGCGCCGCCTACCTGGTATCGAAGGCGATCCGCTCCAGCCGGGTCGTCGCCTTCGGCGACCTCGGCATGGAAGCGGTCTATGAATTCGAGGTCAAGGACATGCCCGTGACGGTCGCGGTCGATGCGCGCGGCGAGTCCGTGCACCAAACCGGCCCGGCGCAATGGCGCAGACACATCGGCAAAATCCCCCTCACCACCGGAGCCTGA
- a CDS encoding DUF1841 family protein produces MPMDLTRSTITLMPFFDTHSRDQLRQAYVQAWRKRREGLPMEPLEIQIADVIELHPEYQAALEQPVGALARDYMPEGDESNPFLHMGLHLAVRDQLATDRPRGIREAFHKAVRRLASQHDAEHRFAECLAEALWEAQRAGRPPDEQAYLQRVRGIS; encoded by the coding sequence ATGCCCATGGACCTCACCCGCAGTACAATCACCCTCATGCCTTTCTTCGACACCCATTCCCGCGACCAGCTGCGGCAGGCCTATGTGCAAGCCTGGCGCAAACGCCGCGAAGGTTTGCCGATGGAGCCGCTGGAAATACAGATCGCAGACGTGATCGAACTGCATCCGGAATATCAGGCGGCACTGGAACAGCCTGTCGGCGCGCTCGCTCGTGACTATATGCCGGAAGGGGATGAATCCAATCCGTTTCTGCACATGGGCCTGCACCTTGCCGTACGTGATCAATTGGCGACCGATCGGCCGCGCGGCATCCGCGAGGCATTCCACAAGGCCGTGCGCCGGCTGGCCTCGCAGCACGATGCCGAACACCGCTTCGCCGAATGCCTGGCCGAGGCGCTGTGGGAAGCGCAGCGGGCGGGGCGCCCCCCGGATGAACAAGCCTACCTGCAGCGCGTGCGCGGCATCTCCTGA
- the nth gene encoding endonuclease III: MNKTKIAALFARLKAANPAPRTELEYRSSFELLLAVILSAQATDRSVNLATRELYKHANTPQAILALGVEGLSGYIRSIGLFNTKASNIIATCRLLIERHDGKVPQSREALEALPGVGRKTANVILNVAFGHPTIAVDTHIFRVANRTGIARGTTVRAVEDRLLKRVPQEYLHDAHHWLILHGRYVCLARTPKCPQCLIADLCEYPHKTPAHPPESN; encoded by the coding sequence AGCCGCCAATCCCGCGCCCAGGACCGAACTGGAGTACCGCAGTTCCTTCGAACTGCTGCTGGCCGTCATCCTGTCGGCACAGGCAACCGACCGAAGCGTAAACCTGGCGACGCGCGAACTGTACAAACATGCGAACACACCCCAGGCGATCCTGGCGTTGGGTGTGGAGGGCCTGTCGGGATATATCCGCTCCATCGGCCTATTCAACACCAAGGCAAGCAATATCATTGCGACCTGTAGATTGCTGATCGAGCGGCACGACGGCAAGGTACCGCAATCGCGCGAGGCGCTGGAAGCCCTGCCCGGCGTGGGACGCAAAACGGCGAACGTCATCCTGAACGTCGCCTTCGGTCATCCCACCATCGCCGTGGACACCCATATCTTCCGGGTCGCCAACCGCACCGGTATCGCCCGCGGCACCACCGTGCGCGCGGTCGAGGACCGGCTGCTGAAGCGCGTGCCGCAGGAGTACCTGCACGATGCTCATCACTGGTTGATCCTGCACGGCCGCTATGTCTGCCTCGCCCGCACACCCAAGTGTCCGCAATGCCTGATCGCCGATTTATGCGAGTATCCGCACAAGACGCCGGCTCATCCGCCTGAATCGAACTGA